ttgtgaaaagaggaaaaaacagtgATGAACTTTGTGCAGCCAAACCCTTACATGCTCAACATGTAAATGAACCACCCCAACCTTCTGTGAGACAACTCTGTGCTTCTTGGAGCCAGGCTTCTGGGAGAtatggaaaatacaaaaacatgcagtGCACCTGTAACTCTCTGACATTTCTGGCTTTTCTATGTGAAGATGAGAACATCACCACAGCTGACCTTGACCTGGTTTTAGATAAAGGTAATTCCATGTACACAGATGCCAGAAAAAGATTCCCTGCTGACAACCACCTTGCCACTGATCAACTTCCTGAGACGGTACCTGCTCGCAGGTGTGTGTATGATGCAGACATGTCAGTTCTGTCACGTTATGGCACTTTTGGAGACCCTCCTCCTGGATCAGTGGATGAATTCCTGAGGTTTGATGCTGGAATTGCTTGTTTGCAGACAGAAATTCAATATGCTTTACTGATAATGTTGGATTTGTGCATTGCTGTGTTCAGAACCAGTTCTGGAAGATTTGGTTTCTTTGACCCCCACTCCAGAAGCCCAGATGGTTTACCCACTCCACCTGACATGTTTGACAGAGAAAGTGGTACAGCTGTGATGCTGACATTCACAACTCTCTATGAAATGATTGACTGGCTCTCTTTATGTTACTCTATGAATGGAGCACAGCCCTCAAGTGTGTACGAACTGAAACCTGTGAAGTTTCTAAGCAGCAACTCTATTGTGAATGAGAGTGTCCCAGTTCCAGAGTCCAGAACACCTGATGTCTGTGTTACAGCCTCTATGATGAATGATGATCATCAAGATGCCACATTGACGAGACATGCTGACCCAGAGATTCACGAGAATGTTTGTTCACCTGAAATAGATGACACAACAGATGTGGACATGCTGGTGGATTATATAACCTCCATGTTAGATGATGTTCCTCGGACCCAGTCAAAACCAAATGTTGATGCATTGAATGCTTGTATGAACAAAACTACTAGAAATATAGTGAAAGAAATTTCTACAGTCAATGAACTAACCtcttttaagcaacaaaaagtCTTATTGCCTCACAATGAATCTGATGTTCCACTTGAAATGATCATCCGTCAGTCACAAACAACTGGTCTTGGTCAAACCTCTGATACTGCAGAACAACAGAGAGCctgtaaaatgtcaaagattcctaaacaacaaagaagaaaaatgcaaagaagGCAGTTTCAATGTCAGACaaagttttcaaacagaacagataatcaaaaacagaaagaaagagacCTCTATTCTTCCAGTGAATcatacaaacaaaagaaaaaaatttattcAAGCAATAAGTATTTGTCTAATCCTGAACTGcgacaaatgaagaaaaaaatgttaaaaacgaAGTacaaagaggatgaagagttCAAATGCAGGCAAAAGCAGTACACAAGAGAACGCTACAAAAAGGattctgaatttaaaataacaagGAAGCAATATGCAAATACTCGATATCAAACAGTAACTAATtacagagagaagaaaaaaatatgtttaaagacTCGATATAAAAATGAGGCAGATTACAGAGAATTGAAGAAAAATCGTTTAAAGACTCGATATGAAAAGGATACATATCACAGAGAAATGAAGAAACGGTCTTTGATGGTTCAATACAAAACCCAACCTAATTTCAGAGACAAAAAGAGATGCTACATCCTTCAACGGTATAAACTTAACTCTGGCTTCAGGGAGCACCAAAAGTCTNNNNNNNNNNNNNNNAAGACTCGATATGAAAAGGATGCATATCAcagagaaatgaagaaaaatcttttaaagacTCGATATGAAAAGGATGCATATTACAGAGAAATGAAGAAACGGTCTTTAATGGTTCAATACAAAACCCAGCCTAATTTCAGAGACAAAAAGAGATGCTACATCCTTCAACGGTATAAACTTAACTCTGGCTTCAGGGAGCACCAAAAGTCTTATATGACTCTGCATTATGCTAATAATGAAGCATACAGAATAAAACATCGACAGTTGATGAGAGAAAGATACAGAAAAAATCTTGGACATTGCACTATGACTAACATAATTGCcatgaaa
The sequence above is a segment of the Oryzias melastigma strain HK-1 unplaced genomic scaffold, ASM292280v2 sc00513, whole genome shotgun sequence genome. Coding sequences within it:
- the LOC118598423 gene encoding uncharacterized protein LOC118598423 (The sequence of the model RefSeq protein was modified relative to this genomic sequence to represent the inferred CDS: added 45 bases not found in genome assembly), translated to MPKKGKRSQAAKTRWQKFDDFLESPCDGSKEIKEKSSKVCNGEKENPSCESKIAYADAVKNKQQLDAPCEAGPTRAGKMKTRVRKEKPTPSVMSYAEVVKRGKNSDELCAAKPLHAQHVNEPPQPSVRQLCASWSQASGRYGKYKNMQCTCNSLTFLAFLCEDENITTADLDLVLDKGNSMYTDARKRFPADNHLATDQLPETVPARRCVYDADMSVLSRYGTFGDPPPGSVDEFLRFDAGIACLQTEIQYALLIMLDLCIAVFRTSSGRFGFFDPHSRSPDGLPTPPDMFDRESGTAVMLTFTTLYEMIDWLSLCYSMNGAQPSSVYELKPVKFLCSIPIVHESVSVPES